The following proteins come from a genomic window of Blastococcus sp. HT6-30:
- a CDS encoding heavy-metal-associated domain-containing protein gives MLSGTPRTFIGVTTFAVTGMTCEHCREAVTTEIATVDGVDTVTVDLASGMATVTAARPVDRADIASAIEAAGYRVLP, from the coding sequence ATGCTGTCCGGCACGCCCCGCACGTTCATCGGCGTCACCACCTTCGCCGTCACCGGGATGACCTGCGAGCACTGCCGCGAAGCGGTCACCACCGAGATCGCCACCGTCGACGGCGTCGACACCGTGACCGTCGACCTGGCCAGCGGCATGGCCACCGTCACCGCCGCCCGACCGGTCGACCGCGCCGACATCGCCTCCGCGATCGAGGCGGCCGGCTACCGCGTCCTGCCCTGA